In Megalobrama amblycephala isolate DHTTF-2021 linkage group LG10, ASM1881202v1, whole genome shotgun sequence, one DNA window encodes the following:
- the khdrbs1a gene encoding KH domain-containing, RNA-binding, signal transduction-associated protein 1a isoform X2, which yields MDANNKRKNSTGDSKYLPELLAEKDSLDSSFTHAMKLLSAEIERVQKGEPKKESETYLDLFTAKNVRVKERVLIPVKQYPRFNFVGKILGPQGSTIKRLQEDTGAKISVLGKGSMRDKNKEEELRKGGDPKYAHLAMELHVHIEVFAPIPDCYLRMAHAMDEVKKFLMPVDGLDEMHPDAFMDPGFLNGSQDMSGHGRGLGPPGRGRGGPPPPRGRGMPPRGAPRGGAPRGGPGRGAAARGAPVGRGGPPPSTPNRGGAASRSRPPAQSQRMTPASALSHQQHSAKPEAYGEYAYEEPYAETSYEGYESYYSQPAPQPDTEYYDYGHGEAQETYESYKDDWDGGAWGSAGGKAPTARQGKSFREHPYGRY from the exons ATGGATGCAAACAACAAGAGGAAGAACAGCACCGGGGACAGTAAATATCTGCCGGAGTTATTGGCGGAAAAAGACAGCCTGGACTCCTCGTTCACGCACGCCATGAAACTCCTAAGCGCAG AGATTGAGAGGGTGCAGAAAGGTGAACCTAAAAAAGAGTCAGAGACGTACCTGGATCTGTTCACCGCCAAGAACGTGAGGGTGAAAGAGCGAGTGCTCATTCCAGTGAAGCAGTACCCTCGA TTTAATTTCGTGGGCAAGATTCTAGGGCCGCAGGGCAGCACAATCAAACGTTTGCAGGAAGACACTGGAGCGAAAATCTCTGTACTGGGCAAAGGATCCATGAGGGATAAGAACAAG GAAGAGGAGCTGAGGAAGGGTGGTGATCCGAAGTATGCACACTTGGCTATGGAGTTGCACGTCCACATTGAAGTTTTTGCTCCCATTCCAGACTGTTACCTGCGTATGGCACATGCCATGGATGAAGTCAAAAAGTTCCTAATGCCT GTGGATGGTCTTGATGAAATGCATCCGGATGCTTTCATGGATCCAGGGTTTTTGAATGGCTCCCAGGATATGTCTGGCCATGGCAGAGGCCTCGGCCCTCCTGGCAGAGGCCGTGGTGGCCCACCACCCCCTAG GGGTCGCGGTATGCCCCCTCGTGGAGCACCACGTGGAGGAGCTCCAAGAGGAGGTCCAGGACGTGGAGCTGCAGCAAGGGGAGCTCCCGTTGGACGAGGTGGACCTCCACCCTCCACACCAAACAGAGGAGGTGCCGCCTCTCGGTCAAGACCACCAGCCCAGTCTCAGAGGATGACACCAGCATCGGCTCTCTCCCACCAACAGCACTCGGCCAAACCAGAAGCTTATGGCGAATAT GCTTATGAAGAACCATATGCAGAGACTTCCTATGAAGGATATGAGAGCTATTACAGTCAACCTGCTCCACAGCC AGACACAGAGTATTACGATTACGGTCACGGAGAGGCACAAGAGACTTACGAATCTTACA AAGATGACTGGGATGGCGGTGCTTGGGGCAGCGCTGGCGGGAAAGCCCCTACTGCCCGCCAGGGCAAGTCATTTCGGGAACACCCATATGGGAGATATTAA
- the khdrbs1a gene encoding KH domain-containing, RNA-binding, signal transduction-associated protein 1a isoform X1, whose amino-acid sequence MDANNKRKNSTGDSKYLPELLAEKDSLDSSFTHAMKLLSAEIERVQKGEPKKESETYLDLFTAKNVRVKERVLIPVKQYPRFNFVGKILGPQGSTIKRLQEDTGAKISVLGKGSMRDKNKEEELRKGGDPKYAHLAMELHVHIEVFAPIPDCYLRMAHAMDEVKKFLMPVDGLDEMHPDAFMDPGFLNGSQDMSGHGRGLGPPGRGRGGPPPPRGRGMPPRGAPRGGAPRGGPGRGAAARGAPVGRGGPPPSTPNRGGAASRSRPPAQSQRMTPASALSHQQHSAKPEAYGEYAYEEPYAETSYEGYESYYSQPAPQPDTEYYDYGHGEAQETYESYTEDDWDGGAWGSAGGKAPTARQGKSFREHPYGRY is encoded by the exons ATGGATGCAAACAACAAGAGGAAGAACAGCACCGGGGACAGTAAATATCTGCCGGAGTTATTGGCGGAAAAAGACAGCCTGGACTCCTCGTTCACGCACGCCATGAAACTCCTAAGCGCAG AGATTGAGAGGGTGCAGAAAGGTGAACCTAAAAAAGAGTCAGAGACGTACCTGGATCTGTTCACCGCCAAGAACGTGAGGGTGAAAGAGCGAGTGCTCATTCCAGTGAAGCAGTACCCTCGA TTTAATTTCGTGGGCAAGATTCTAGGGCCGCAGGGCAGCACAATCAAACGTTTGCAGGAAGACACTGGAGCGAAAATCTCTGTACTGGGCAAAGGATCCATGAGGGATAAGAACAAG GAAGAGGAGCTGAGGAAGGGTGGTGATCCGAAGTATGCACACTTGGCTATGGAGTTGCACGTCCACATTGAAGTTTTTGCTCCCATTCCAGACTGTTACCTGCGTATGGCACATGCCATGGATGAAGTCAAAAAGTTCCTAATGCCT GTGGATGGTCTTGATGAAATGCATCCGGATGCTTTCATGGATCCAGGGTTTTTGAATGGCTCCCAGGATATGTCTGGCCATGGCAGAGGCCTCGGCCCTCCTGGCAGAGGCCGTGGTGGCCCACCACCCCCTAG GGGTCGCGGTATGCCCCCTCGTGGAGCACCACGTGGAGGAGCTCCAAGAGGAGGTCCAGGACGTGGAGCTGCAGCAAGGGGAGCTCCCGTTGGACGAGGTGGACCTCCACCCTCCACACCAAACAGAGGAGGTGCCGCCTCTCGGTCAAGACCACCAGCCCAGTCTCAGAGGATGACACCAGCATCGGCTCTCTCCCACCAACAGCACTCGGCCAAACCAGAAGCTTATGGCGAATAT GCTTATGAAGAACCATATGCAGAGACTTCCTATGAAGGATATGAGAGCTATTACAGTCAACCTGCTCCACAGCC AGACACAGAGTATTACGATTACGGTCACGGAGAGGCACAAGAGACTTACGAATCTTACA CAGAAGATGACTGGGATGGCGGTGCTTGGGGCAGCGCTGGCGGGAAAGCCCCTACTGCCCGCCAGGGCAAGTCATTTCGGGAACACCCATATGGGAGATATTAA
- the LOC125276735 gene encoding V-set domain-containing T-cell activation inhibitor 1 isoform X2 — MLWCFLLLWILPRCADSFSVTVPSGPVLVVRGATAFLSCEFEPDSNISNLVITWQREEDTRVVHSFYYQKDQLERQSSDYFNRTKLNHNELAKGNAYLSIANFGLKDAGKYLCTVSNTKGTGKGVLELVYAAFFSEPRLSIHLKSSDVMVQYETEGYPRPEVMWLGPEGQNLSYLQEFSSTSDGGLYYLKSRYVTQNPAFNITFTLKNPTAHQELQRHVILSYVFLQISCLLTFPPPPS; from the exons ATGCTGTGGTGTTTTCTTCTGTTATGGATCTTACCGCGTTGTGCAG ACTCCTTTTCTGTCACAGTACCATCCGGTCCTGTCCTTGTGGTCCGGGGAGCAACGGCTTTTCTTTCCTGCGAATTTGAGCCAGACTCTAACATCTCCAATCTGGTGATCACCTGGCAGCGGGAAGAAGATACACGAGTGGTCCACAGCTTCTACTACCAGAAGGATCAGCTCGAACGACAAAGCTCAGATTATTTCAACCGTACAAAGTTAAACCACAATGAACTTGCTAAAGGAAATGCATATCTGAGTATAGCGAATTTTGGACTGAAGGATGCAGGGAAGTACTTGTGCACAGTGAGCAACACCAAGGGAACTGGTAAAGGAGTGTTGGAGCTGGTCTACGCAG CCTTCTTTTCCGAGCCAAGATTAAGCATTCATCTCAAATCCTCTGATGTGATGGTCCAATATGAGACGGAGGGCTACCCGAGACCAGAGGTCATGTGGCTGGGGCCGGAGGGTCAGAATCTTTCTTACCTCCAGGAGTTCTCGTCTACATCAGATGGAGGGCTGTACTACTTAAAAAGCCGCTATGTAACCCAGAATCCAGCGTTCAATATCACGTTTACTCTAAAAAACCCTACTGCACATCAGGAGCTACAGAGGCATGTTATACTCAGCTATG tctttctacAAATATCCTGCTTGCTCACTTTccctcctcccccatcatga